From one Triticum urartu cultivar G1812 chromosome 3, Tu2.1, whole genome shotgun sequence genomic stretch:
- the LOC125544199 gene encoding uncharacterized protein At1g03900-like — MASGSEQPQAETEPEAVELVLFQVAECYVYLIPPRKTAASYRADEWNVNKWAWEGALKVASKGEECVIKLEDKSTGELYARAFLREGEPHPVEAVIDSSRYFVLRIEENIDGRQRHAFIGLGFRERTEAYDFQAALHDHMKYLNKKKTAEEMVQHYENTSSVDYSLKEGETLVLQLKNKESASKTKSAFFEQGLNKLSFNEKANTKEATVSLKLPPPPPSPVSPTDSGVAISPFKAEFPSQEQPGTGDAGDVAAPFKAEFPSQEEALDDIVEARAEAAPRNQPAAAEKSKQGSVDDEFDFGDFQAAA; from the exons ATGGCGAGCGGCAGCGAGCAGCCGCAGGCGGAGACCGAGCCCGAGGCGGTGGAGCTCGTGCTGTTCCAGGTCGCCGAGTGCTACGTCTATCTG ATACCTCCTAGGAAGACGGCCGCCTCTTACAG GGCTGATGAGTGGAATGTCAACAAATGGGCTTGGGAAGGGGCACTTAAGGTTGCCAGCAAGGGAGAAGAATGTGTCATCAAACTGGAAGACAAGAGCACTG GTGAGCTGTATGCCAGGGCATTTCTGAGAGAAGGCGAACCACATCCGGTGGAAGCTGTAATTGATAGCAGCAG ATATTTTGTACTTCGCATTGAAGAGAATATAG ATGGGCGTCAGCGTCATGCTTTTATAGGGTTAGGCTTCCGTGAAAGAACTGAAGCATATGACTTCCAAGCTGCTCTACATGACCATATGAA ATATCTAAACAAGAAGAAGACCGCTGAAGAGATGGTGCAGCACTATGAGAATACGTCATCAGTGGATTATAGCCTCAAAGAAGGGGAAACTTTAGTTCTCCAACTAAAAAAT AAAGAAAGTGCCAGCAAGACAAAATCTGCATTTTTCGAGCAAGGTCTGAACAAGCTGTCGTTCAATGAAAAAGCAAACACCAAGGAGGCCACAGTGTCCCTCAAACTCCCACCACCTCCACCCTCACCCGTGTCTCCAACTGATTCTGGAGTTGCCATTTCCCCTTTCAAAGCAGAATTTCCTTCCCAGGAACAACCAGGCACCGGCGATGCCGGGGACGTCGCCGCTCCTTTCAAAGCAGAATTTCCTTCACAAGAAGAAGCACTGGATGATATCGTGGAAGCTAGAGCAGAAGCTGCTCCTCGTAATCAACCAGCCGCAGCAGAGAAGAGCAAACAAGGAAGCGTGGATGATGAGTTTGACTTTGGGGACTTCCAGGCTGCTGCTTGA